A genome region from Leptospira langatensis includes the following:
- a CDS encoding RHS repeat-associated core domain-containing protein, producing the protein MNRTLRKIVLLFCFPLLVLVLFSGFSIRSLIQSLTGTLVPQPLPKLAALPNGALSSSIEIILPPGTKGIVPALSLSYNSGGENGILGVGWDLQGIFSISRDQNFGINYDGKDRFLSDQVGALVDVSGNQSNFHSRKESWAQFIPNSVCGSGPCSWTATDKDGVTYSYGSTSDSRIEAIGRSGSIRAWALSQVRDPFGNGYNITYIEDSSNGEYYPNEITYQNRSIKFEYSDSRPDSFPSYSSGSLVKTTKRLDAIQIYADGSLIREYDFDYSIGATTGRSVLSSVKRKESNAFGSESYADLEFTYGSDGFLLQPPADTNLNSTVSNVNLFVPSGLLLYANLLFGNPLPTQPTATDKRLADYLQYAMHIPVPDRESCNSGPSACLCAAYAPCWSGNVGFFNYLASLCLDYNNWGGPTYCASGIDSGLTYWTPMDLDGNGILDFASVVGSETNNSIRLRAWTVQNGGIDPNASFLSPILPLHYNTFFQAADLDGDGRTDFAFENGGKLNVIYSQANSFSSPSSFSNVVIPAANRNMKSFAPYSYFFEHSSTNPKRMAADKAPADWFADMNSDGLADFIHYDGSNFNIYLNQKGSFANAIQIAGTSNYFINEFMDMDSDGKAEYVRLVQYSENPQYTQINAQLQAANAQADSITNEYNTESDILNTVITLGASSVSSSDFNSLTDYYLRGCGFYLSSLGIGNYSMDDIVLVPNSNGENVACLNSDPNYIDITLLQAALVGTPIPVPNTLSDDLQLVYAGTIGPVTSTQTDLQNQLNDLNASANGTIRYRLDVTTFDLSSKTATTVPNDLGTSADRLRSFFGDVNSDNLPDFVTVVGNQIKVSLNSSKGFAAQVASDLNADDGTKAIQFSFSDVNSDGLDDLVLYNKETQGVETYISNGAGALSYNSAFGFGQFTLNEQTTNGVYRADQGQFIIQDVNGDGSKDALLIKLWQDKTQGHVIVRNANAKSSDEDDLVAVTNGVQSENVSYSSKHLHSGAILVGSGNYPNVPDTSPGQLVTNISTNVGSGVVIGQNFEYKNARFYLGQRDIMRSLGFASVKETDQGTGFYKLSEFNQSEYRLADTPMTVSNFNVSGNLIAQTIYSGFQFPNPFGTEIAMATQVSQSSYHNGSLDLATNTSYTLDSFGFPKNQTDIAGTHITSNDISLLHDTTNWRIGRPIQLKKSVDGALVMDRKAAYNGDTVTSITLFSGSGVEQNTSYTYDPFGNPVSTTDALGNVSQIVYDPTIHVFPIQKKNALGHTEKFNYDLSLGLEISHTDPNGVISSKSYDGFGRLSKVTYRGNSDWNESYEYDNPARFNLSDLSQNQSVTKTIRDTTSGIQTTVTEYSDPFENVLRSVSDTAASGVSLITDSVYDYRTGLLVKKSNPYFTTTSPFWTEYKYEDPDLRSSGNTYTDAKGPTVTSISYLGLSVSKSVTYPDNITKSFSQTKNELGQIISTTENGKTIATTYSPNGQPSQITDPAGLSTKFVYDLAGRRTSVSDPNSGAVSYTYDILGRVTKQTDARNKSLSFIYDSIGRIKSTRTNGGETPISYTYDDTSAPNGIGRMTKVADGSGTTELQYGAQGKPIHQTKAIDGYHLITKIDYDSLGRATTITYPEGSKIHQSYSLNGNLEKVTIDSADGKSKGVSVVEYTGPLFTDGSPVFRKTAGNGIVTDVKIDLSTFQTTSQIATNKKGTTLQSLTYDYDAAGNVLKQTDLKNASRSHTYTYDLDNRLLTAKGSFGTQNYSYTPNGNLLQKGNVVFTYGDSTHANAVTKVVSGRKTIHYTYDASGNMTFRDGEAIFYDSFGKMTEYHTQHGERLRYTYDYSGNRVKSENIRTNLVTYNIDDYYEIVKDHSKTAKHTMYVKGLGGEILTQITRTNPTLITQSDELRVAGGIGNWFDPFNLCTNLTVDCSTYWKNRLTAPVDRFLAYSAFFENRIPTFAFRIGYILFFVGLLYLAYPYLLKGNELLQRMRIAGFSTPVLLVSITGTFALQDCSGLNSSNAGPWNLIPSALENTTAIGSKSSNSIDGSGVPAVGGFFYQTDRLGSTSMLTDGNGNPVSGPGRSGTSYVGYLPYGEMNVTESGGPDIFRYKFTGQILDEDTGLYYYKSRYYDPFLARFIQADDRANQGINGLNRYMYVGGNPTNSIDPNGHVNLSQAIHMFNRIVGHILGKNFHNGNSPSFQSIGHDLSHSLLGKGVTWLGRWIQKIPTLLLDAQILFLDSQFGTIYNFATGKGLPQYSFKHGAVVVENSGLGNLLHDFPVLGNGGALTPGPVIFMYKKPGDWFGRMVWNATIKHEYGHVDEFYSMNGLDFFGRVLDRPLQRNMAPYLETHADSLGGTNQYGYNIIVNRIYFLLLSSNEILGILYGIYTSQITDQSL; encoded by the coding sequence ATGAATCGGACCCTAAGAAAAATTGTTCTTCTATTTTGTTTTCCGTTACTCGTGCTCGTATTGTTCAGCGGTTTTTCGATCCGATCCCTAATCCAAAGCCTTACGGGTACTTTGGTTCCCCAACCTCTTCCTAAACTTGCTGCGTTGCCTAACGGAGCCTTGTCTTCTTCGATTGAGATCATTCTTCCTCCGGGCACTAAAGGGATAGTCCCCGCCTTATCACTTTCTTATAATTCGGGCGGTGAGAATGGGATCCTTGGAGTGGGTTGGGATTTGCAGGGAATCTTTTCTATTTCTAGAGATCAGAATTTTGGGATCAATTATGACGGAAAGGATCGTTTTCTTTCCGATCAGGTAGGAGCTCTGGTAGATGTCTCCGGGAACCAGTCCAATTTTCATAGTCGCAAGGAATCTTGGGCTCAATTCATTCCTAATAGTGTTTGCGGGAGCGGCCCTTGTTCTTGGACGGCGACCGATAAGGATGGGGTGACGTATAGTTACGGTTCTACGAGCGATTCTAGGATCGAAGCGATAGGAAGAAGCGGGTCGATTCGCGCTTGGGCTTTGAGCCAGGTCCGCGATCCTTTCGGTAACGGTTATAATATTACGTATATTGAAGATAGTTCTAACGGAGAATATTATCCGAACGAGATCACCTACCAAAATCGCAGTATTAAATTTGAATATTCAGATTCCAGACCGGATTCGTTCCCAAGTTACTCTAGCGGTTCCTTAGTTAAAACCACGAAACGTTTGGATGCGATCCAGATCTATGCTGACGGGTCCTTGATCCGAGAATATGATTTTGATTATTCTATCGGAGCTACTACCGGGAGATCCGTTCTTAGCTCCGTTAAGAGAAAAGAATCGAATGCGTTCGGCTCCGAAAGTTATGCGGATCTTGAATTTACGTACGGCAGTGATGGTTTCCTTTTGCAACCTCCTGCGGATACGAACTTGAACTCTACTGTCTCGAATGTGAATCTATTTGTTCCGAGCGGCCTTTTGCTGTATGCAAATCTTCTTTTCGGGAATCCTCTACCGACTCAACCTACTGCCACGGATAAGAGGCTCGCAGACTATCTCCAATATGCGATGCATATTCCTGTGCCAGACAGGGAAAGTTGCAATAGCGGTCCTTCTGCTTGTCTTTGTGCGGCTTACGCTCCTTGTTGGAGCGGTAACGTAGGGTTCTTTAATTACTTGGCTTCTCTTTGCTTGGATTATAATAATTGGGGCGGTCCTACGTATTGCGCATCCGGTATCGATTCGGGGCTTACGTATTGGACCCCTATGGATCTGGATGGAAATGGGATCCTGGACTTTGCGAGTGTGGTCGGTTCCGAAACGAATAATTCGATCCGCTTGCGCGCCTGGACAGTCCAAAACGGCGGCATCGATCCGAATGCGAGTTTCTTGAGCCCGATCCTTCCTTTGCATTATAATACTTTTTTCCAAGCGGCGGACTTGGACGGAGATGGGAGAACTGATTTTGCTTTCGAGAACGGCGGTAAACTGAACGTTATTTATTCCCAAGCGAACTCCTTTAGTAGTCCTTCCAGTTTCTCTAATGTTGTGATCCCGGCGGCGAATCGGAATATGAAGTCGTTTGCTCCTTATTCTTACTTTTTCGAACATTCCAGTACGAACCCTAAGAGAATGGCGGCAGATAAGGCTCCTGCGGATTGGTTTGCAGATATGAACTCAGACGGTCTTGCGGATTTCATTCATTATGACGGTTCGAATTTCAATATTTACTTAAACCAAAAGGGTAGCTTTGCGAATGCGATCCAAATTGCAGGTACTTCGAATTATTTCATCAACGAATTCATGGACATGGATTCGGACGGGAAGGCAGAGTATGTAAGATTGGTACAGTACAGCGAAAATCCTCAGTACACCCAGATCAACGCACAACTCCAAGCTGCAAACGCGCAGGCCGATTCGATCACGAATGAATACAATACGGAAAGTGATATCTTAAATACTGTTATCACTCTGGGCGCATCCAGTGTTTCCAGCTCCGACTTTAATTCTCTTACGGACTATTATTTGAGAGGATGCGGTTTTTATCTTTCTAGTTTAGGCATTGGGAATTATTCGATGGATGATATCGTTCTCGTTCCGAATAGCAACGGAGAGAATGTAGCTTGTTTGAATTCAGATCCGAATTATATCGATATCACTCTATTGCAGGCGGCTCTTGTCGGGACTCCAATCCCGGTTCCCAACACTTTGTCAGACGATCTGCAACTTGTGTATGCGGGTACAATCGGTCCTGTTACTTCTACGCAAACGGATCTACAGAATCAATTGAACGACCTGAATGCAAGTGCGAACGGGACGATCCGCTATAGATTGGATGTAACCACATTCGATCTGAGTTCCAAGACTGCGACTACCGTTCCGAACGATCTTGGTACGAGCGCGGATCGTTTGAGAAGTTTTTTCGGGGATGTAAACTCGGATAATCTTCCTGATTTTGTGACGGTGGTGGGAAATCAGATTAAGGTTTCTTTAAATTCCAGCAAAGGCTTTGCGGCTCAGGTTGCCAGCGATTTAAATGCGGACGACGGAACGAAGGCGATCCAATTTAGTTTTTCCGATGTGAATTCGGACGGGTTGGACGATCTGGTCCTGTATAATAAGGAAACTCAGGGAGTAGAAACGTATATTTCGAACGGAGCGGGTGCTCTTTCCTATAATTCCGCTTTCGGGTTCGGGCAATTTACTCTGAACGAGCAAACCACGAATGGTGTGTATCGGGCGGACCAGGGTCAGTTTATTATCCAAGACGTGAATGGGGACGGTTCCAAGGACGCTCTTTTGATCAAGCTTTGGCAGGATAAGACGCAAGGCCATGTGATCGTTCGAAATGCGAATGCAAAATCCTCGGATGAAGACGATCTGGTCGCCGTAACGAACGGGGTCCAATCCGAGAACGTTAGTTATTCTTCCAAACATCTGCATTCGGGTGCGATCCTTGTAGGCAGCGGTAATTATCCGAATGTGCCGGATACTTCTCCTGGTCAATTGGTTACGAACATTTCTACAAATGTGGGTTCGGGTGTAGTCATCGGTCAGAATTTCGAATATAAGAATGCGAGATTCTATCTGGGCCAAAGAGATATTATGCGAAGTCTCGGTTTTGCCAGCGTCAAGGAAACGGACCAAGGCACAGGTTTCTATAAGCTGAGCGAATTCAACCAAAGCGAGTATCGTTTGGCAGACACTCCGATGACTGTTAGTAATTTTAATGTTTCGGGGAATTTGATCGCTCAGACGATCTATAGCGGATTCCAATTCCCGAATCCTTTCGGGACGGAGATCGCCATGGCGACCCAAGTGTCCCAGAGTTCGTATCATAACGGCTCTTTGGATCTGGCAACTAACACGAGTTATACTCTGGATTCTTTCGGTTTTCCTAAGAACCAAACGGATATTGCGGGTACGCATATTACTTCTAACGATATTTCCTTACTTCATGATACTACAAATTGGAGGATTGGAAGACCGATCCAATTAAAAAAGTCTGTGGATGGAGCTTTGGTAATGGACAGAAAGGCTGCATATAATGGAGATACCGTGACTTCGATCACTTTGTTTTCTGGAAGCGGAGTAGAACAAAATACTAGTTATACATATGATCCATTTGGAAATCCTGTATCGACAACGGATGCTCTGGGAAATGTGTCTCAGATCGTGTATGATCCTACGATCCATGTATTTCCGATCCAGAAGAAGAATGCTTTAGGGCATACGGAAAAGTTTAACTACGATCTTAGCTTGGGATTAGAGATCTCGCATACAGATCCGAACGGAGTGATTTCTTCAAAGTCCTATGATGGATTTGGAAGATTGTCGAAGGTGACGTATCGAGGAAATTCAGACTGGAACGAATCGTACGAGTATGATAATCCGGCCAGATTCAATCTATCCGATCTTTCTCAGAACCAATCGGTCACCAAAACGATCCGGGATACAACGAGCGGGATCCAAACTACAGTTACAGAATATTCGGATCCATTTGAGAATGTTCTGCGTAGTGTATCGGATACAGCGGCAAGTGGAGTGTCTTTGATCACAGATTCGGTATATGATTATCGGACCGGTTTGCTCGTGAAGAAATCGAATCCGTATTTTACGACAACTTCTCCTTTCTGGACGGAATACAAATACGAGGATCCGGACCTTCGCTCGAGTGGGAATACATATACGGATGCCAAAGGTCCGACGGTTACGAGTATTTCTTACTTGGGACTTTCTGTTTCCAAATCCGTTACGTATCCTGACAATATTACGAAATCGTTTAGCCAAACCAAGAATGAATTGGGCCAGATCATTTCCACTACCGAGAACGGTAAAACGATTGCGACAACCTATTCGCCGAACGGACAGCCGTCTCAGATCACGGACCCTGCCGGATTATCTACGAAGTTTGTGTATGATCTAGCAGGGAGAAGGACCAGCGTCTCCGATCCGAATTCTGGAGCAGTCAGTTATACATATGACATATTGGGAAGAGTGACGAAACAAACCGACGCAAGAAATAAATCTCTAAGCTTCATTTACGACTCGATCGGAAGGATCAAGAGTACCAGAACGAATGGAGGTGAAACTCCAATCAGTTACACGTATGACGACACAAGTGCACCTAACGGAATCGGAAGGATGACGAAGGTCGCAGATGGGTCTGGAACGACAGAGCTACAATATGGAGCACAAGGCAAACCGATCCATCAAACGAAGGCTATCGATGGATATCATCTGATCACGAAGATCGATTACGATTCATTGGGTAGGGCGACTACGATTACCTACCCGGAAGGATCGAAAATTCACCAGAGCTATTCACTGAACGGCAATCTAGAGAAAGTAACAATAGATAGCGCGGATGGAAAGAGCAAGGGAGTGAGTGTAGTAGAATACACAGGACCGTTGTTTACAGATGGAAGCCCAGTGTTCCGAAAGACCGCCGGAAACGGAATCGTCACAGATGTAAAGATAGATCTGTCCACATTCCAAACGACATCGCAGATCGCTACGAATAAGAAAGGCACGACCTTACAATCTCTAACCTATGACTACGATGCAGCAGGGAATGTATTAAAACAAACGGACCTTAAGAATGCGAGTAGAAGCCATACGTATACGTATGATCTAGATAATCGTCTCCTAACAGCGAAAGGAAGTTTTGGAACACAGAACTATAGCTATACGCCAAATGGAAACCTACTCCAAAAAGGAAACGTAGTATTTACTTACGGAGACTCAACCCATGCAAACGCAGTGACGAAGGTAGTAAGTGGACGCAAAACGATCCATTATACCTACGACGCTTCTGGGAACATGACGTTCCGAGATGGAGAGGCAATTTTCTATGATAGTTTCGGCAAGATGACGGAGTATCATACGCAACACGGAGAGCGACTCAGATATACATACGACTATTCAGGGAACCGAGTTAAGTCGGAAAATATAAGAACGAATCTAGTAACCTATAACATAGACGATTATTATGAAATCGTAAAAGATCATAGTAAAACAGCGAAACATACCATGTATGTGAAAGGACTTGGTGGAGAAATACTCACCCAAATCACTCGTACAAATCCTACTCTCATCACGCAGAGCGATGAACTAAGAGTCGCCGGCGGAATAGGAAACTGGTTCGATCCATTTAATTTATGCACGAATCTAACAGTGGATTGTAGCACCTATTGGAAGAACAGACTCACTGCACCAGTGGATCGTTTCCTTGCCTACTCAGCATTCTTTGAGAATCGAATTCCAACATTTGCTTTCAGAATTGGATACATTCTATTCTTTGTAGGATTGCTCTACTTAGCATATCCGTATCTACTTAAAGGCAACGAGTTACTCCAGCGAATGAGGATCGCAGGATTTTCTACGCCAGTACTGTTAGTTTCTATAACAGGGACCTTTGCTCTACAAGACTGCAGTGGACTTAACTCGAGCAATGCAGGGCCTTGGAATCTAATTCCGTCTGCCTTAGAGAATACGACAGCGATTGGATCTAAGAGCAGTAATAGTATTGATGGATCTGGTGTACCAGCAGTAGGAGGATTCTTTTACCAGACGGATAGACTTGGATCTACGTCGATGCTCACAGACGGTAACGGAAACCCAGTGTCTGGTCCTGGAAGGTCAGGGACAAGCTACGTAGGTTATCTCCCGTATGGGGAAATGAATGTAACCGAATCGGGTGGTCCGGATATATTCCGTTACAAGTTTACTGGCCAGATTTTGGATGAGGACACAGGGCTATATTACTACAAGTCCAGATACTATGATCCTTTCTTAGCAAGATTCATCCAAGCAGATGACAGAGCGAACCAAGGGATTAATGGTCTCAACAGATACATGTATGTGGGTGGGAATCCGACTAATAGCATAGACCCGAATGGGCATGTGAACTTATCTCAGGCGATCCACATGTTTAACCGTATCGTGGGTCATATACTTGGTAAGAACTTCCACAACGGGAATAGCCCGAGCTTCCAGTCGATCGGGCATGATTTGTCTCATAGTTTGCTAGGTAAGGGTGTAACATGGCTTGGTCGTTGGATCCAAAAGATTCCGACATTATTGTTGGATGCGCAGATCCTTTTCCTTGATTCTCAATTTGGTACGATATACAATTTTGCAACTGGTAAGGGTTTACCTCAATACAGCTTTAAGCATGGAGCGGTGGTGGTAGAGAACTCAGGATTGGGTAACTTACTTCATGATTTTCCTGTGCTTGGCAATGGCGGAGCGCTTACACCTGGACCGGTGATCTTCATGTATAAGAAACCAGGCGATTGGTTTGGCCGTATGGTATGGAACGCAACCATCAAGCATGAATATGGACATGTAGACGAATTTTACAGTATGAATGGGTTGGATTTCTTTGGGCGGGTGCTTGATAGACCTTTGCAAAGGAATATGGCTCCGTATCTAGAAACTCATGCAGATTCCTTGGGAGGAACAAATCAATATGGATATAATATTATAGTTAATAGAATATATTTTTTACTCTTAAGCTCTAATGAGATATTAGGTATACTTTATGGAATATACACTAGTCAGATTACTGATCAATCGTTATAG
- the eutC gene encoding ethanolamine ammonia-lyase subunit EutC, which translates to MISWEEWKALTSARIGLGRSGGSLPTKELLKFRLDHARARDAVLVEPDFPKLQVELGRFGKDLNMEAVTVESLARNREEYLLRPDLGRRLSEPSLRKLQALRGEYDLVIVAADGLSAKALDSNLIPFLAVLLPLLVYKKFRMGPFVLAKLGRVAIGDEIGEPLGARATVMLIGERPGLTSADSLGMYLTFDPKTGKTDESRNCISNIRPDGLVFRRAAEKTIYLLSESLRRGISGVDLKDEMSPDFLENPNTSEIQID; encoded by the coding sequence ATGATCTCATGGGAAGAATGGAAGGCGCTCACTTCTGCTAGAATTGGATTAGGAAGATCGGGAGGATCCCTTCCTACAAAAGAACTTTTGAAATTCAGATTGGATCATGCAAGAGCAAGGGATGCAGTCTTAGTCGAGCCCGACTTTCCGAAATTACAAGTCGAACTGGGGCGCTTCGGAAAGGATCTGAATATGGAAGCAGTTACGGTAGAAAGTCTCGCTCGCAATCGGGAGGAGTATCTGCTTCGACCGGATCTAGGACGAAGGTTATCGGAGCCTTCTCTCAGAAAGCTACAAGCGCTACGGGGAGAATACGATCTAGTGATCGTTGCCGCTGACGGTCTTTCTGCTAAGGCATTGGATTCGAATTTAATTCCCTTTCTTGCAGTCCTTCTTCCGTTATTAGTATATAAGAAATTCAGAATGGGCCCTTTTGTATTGGCAAAATTAGGAAGAGTTGCGATCGGCGATGAGATAGGGGAGCCCTTGGGAGCGAGGGCTACTGTCATGTTGATAGGAGAAAGGCCAGGATTGACTTCTGCAGATAGCTTGGGAATGTACCTTACCTTCGATCCGAAAACGGGTAAGACGGATGAGAGCAGGAATTGCATCTCGAATATAAGACCGGATGGTCTGGTTTTCCGAAGGGCCGCAGAAAAGACGATCTATCTGCTTTCCGAATCGCTTAGAAGAGGGATATCTGGAGTGGATTTAAAGGATGAGATGAGCCCGGACTTTTTAGAAAATCCGAATACATCGGAGATTCAAATCGATTGA
- a CDS encoding ethanolamine ammonia-lyase subunit EutB, with product MGYRTVLGTRTYTFPDLKSLLAKASPLRSGDELAGVAASTQEERIAAQMALADLHLSEFLNVELVPAETDEVTRLILESHDKQAFSPISSFTVGELRDLLLDEKTGSAEIAKLRDGLTPEMLAGVSKLMSNQDLILVAKKSPVISKFRNTLGLPGRLSTRLQPNHPTDDPKGIAASILDGLLLGSGDAVIGINPATDNVPTVIALLEMLDSIIQKYSIPTQSCILCHVTTSMKAMEEGAPLDLVFQSIGGTEALNKSFGVNLSILAESQQMALELKRGTVGNNVMYFETGQGSALSAGAHFGIDQQTLEARAYAVAKKFDPLLVNTVVGFIGPEYLYNGKQIVRAGLEDHFCGKLMGLPMGVDICYTNHADADQDDMDNLLTLLGAAGCNYIMGVPGADDVMLSYQSTSFHDALYLRQVFGVRPAPEFETWLLESGLFDQSHVFLPKENKGKFLLEGILGERSK from the coding sequence ATGGGATATAGAACCGTTTTAGGGACCAGAACGTACACATTTCCGGATCTAAAAAGCCTTCTGGCAAAGGCAAGTCCTCTTCGATCGGGAGATGAGCTTGCAGGAGTAGCGGCTTCTACCCAGGAGGAAAGGATAGCCGCTCAAATGGCACTCGCCGATCTGCATCTATCAGAATTTTTGAATGTAGAATTGGTGCCTGCGGAGACAGACGAGGTGACCCGGCTTATCCTGGAGTCTCACGACAAGCAAGCCTTCTCTCCTATTTCTTCTTTTACTGTTGGAGAGTTGCGCGATCTTCTATTGGATGAAAAAACAGGCTCTGCTGAGATCGCAAAACTCAGGGATGGTCTGACTCCGGAAATGCTTGCTGGGGTTTCCAAGCTCATGTCCAACCAAGATCTGATCTTGGTTGCAAAGAAATCCCCTGTTATCAGCAAATTCAGAAATACGTTGGGGCTTCCTGGGAGACTGTCGACCCGGCTACAACCGAATCATCCTACAGACGACCCAAAGGGGATCGCGGCTAGTATTTTGGACGGTCTTCTTTTAGGAAGCGGAGATGCCGTCATAGGTATCAATCCTGCGACGGATAATGTTCCTACGGTGATCGCTCTCTTGGAAATGTTGGACTCTATTATCCAAAAGTATTCTATCCCTACCCAGTCTTGCATTCTTTGTCATGTAACTACTTCTATGAAAGCAATGGAAGAAGGTGCGCCCTTGGATCTGGTCTTTCAGTCTATCGGGGGAACCGAGGCCTTGAACAAGAGTTTCGGAGTGAATCTGAGCATCTTGGCAGAATCCCAGCAAATGGCATTGGAATTAAAACGAGGGACCGTCGGGAATAATGTAATGTATTTCGAAACAGGCCAGGGAAGCGCATTATCTGCGGGAGCACATTTCGGGATCGATCAGCAAACCTTAGAGGCGAGAGCCTATGCAGTCGCAAAGAAATTCGATCCACTTCTCGTAAACACAGTGGTTGGATTTATCGGTCCGGAATATCTATATAATGGAAAACAAATAGTAAGGGCAGGTCTCGAGGATCATTTTTGCGGTAAGCTCATGGGACTTCCGATGGGAGTGGACATTTGCTATACAAACCATGCGGATGCTGATCAGGACGATATGGACAATCTTCTTACCTTACTTGGCGCAGCAGGATGCAATTATATCATGGGAGTCCCGGGCGCCGACGACGTTATGCTATCTTATCAAAGTACTTCTTTTCATGACGCTTTGTATTTGCGCCAGGTTTTTGGCGTTCGACCAGCTCCCGAATTTGAGACTTGGCTTTTGGAATCCGGCTTATTCGATCAATCTCATGTGTTCCTGCCCAAGGAAAATAAGGGAAAGTTCTTATTAGAAGGGATCCTGGGAGAAAGATCCAAATGA
- the eat gene encoding ethanolamine permease — MEEKEELNRSLGPWLLWGLGVGYVISGMYFGWNLGLPVGGTLGLGIATLLIILLYVCFSFSYTELACMIPKAGGAFDYAKEALGNRWAYLVGTAQLIEFLFAPPAIAAAIGAYFSLFLPGIDPVWISIFAYLFFTALNILGVKSAASFELGVTILAVFELLLFSGLTLPSFSWEKFSLDPLPNGWSGALASLPFAVWFFLAIEGVANVAEETKDPQKNILIGFGSALGTLVLLCALVFFSSVGVGGWQMIVYSVPGGPASDYPLPLALRKLYGETGWAFHLLITIGLFGLIASFHGIILAGSRASFEFGRARFLPSFFGKVHPKFKTPANALLANTAFGIGALLTGKTAELITLSAFGALLLYLGSMISFFVLRRKQPDRERPFVVPGRLWMPAIALMLSVLVFAVTAWQHPRLFAVFVLILLSGILWARKLLFAKRVPEL, encoded by the coding sequence ATGGAAGAAAAAGAAGAACTAAATAGAAGTCTCGGGCCCTGGCTACTTTGGGGTCTGGGAGTGGGATATGTGATCTCCGGAATGTATTTCGGCTGGAATCTAGGATTGCCAGTGGGTGGGACCCTGGGTTTGGGAATTGCTACCTTACTCATCATTCTGCTGTATGTTTGCTTTTCCTTTAGCTATACCGAGCTCGCTTGCATGATCCCGAAAGCAGGAGGAGCCTTTGATTATGCAAAGGAGGCCTTAGGAAATCGTTGGGCCTATTTGGTGGGCACAGCCCAACTCATCGAATTCCTATTTGCTCCTCCTGCGATTGCCGCCGCAATCGGAGCGTACTTTTCTCTTTTTCTCCCCGGGATCGATCCGGTTTGGATCTCTATCTTTGCCTATCTATTCTTTACCGCTTTGAATATTTTGGGAGTAAAGTCCGCGGCTTCTTTCGAGTTAGGGGTAACTATATTAGCAGTTTTTGAATTACTTTTATTCTCCGGACTGACATTGCCTAGTTTTTCTTGGGAGAAGTTTAGCTTGGACCCTTTGCCGAACGGTTGGTCCGGTGCTCTTGCTTCCTTACCGTTTGCAGTCTGGTTCTTTTTGGCGATAGAAGGCGTAGCCAATGTCGCGGAAGAAACCAAGGACCCACAGAAAAATATCCTGATCGGATTCGGGTCTGCGCTTGGGACCTTGGTGCTCCTCTGTGCGTTAGTCTTCTTTTCTTCCGTAGGGGTAGGCGGATGGCAGATGATCGTTTATTCTGTGCCCGGAGGTCCCGCTTCGGATTATCCTCTTCCTTTAGCCTTACGCAAATTGTATGGAGAGACAGGCTGGGCCTTTCACTTATTGATCACGATCGGATTGTTCGGACTCATCGCTTCCTTTCATGGAATTATTCTAGCCGGAAGTAGGGCCAGCTTCGAATTCGGACGGGCAAGGTTCTTGCCTTCTTTCTTCGGGAAGGTACATCCAAAATTCAAGACGCCCGCGAATGCATTGCTTGCGAATACAGCTTTTGGGATCGGCGCCTTATTAACCGGTAAGACCGCGGAATTGATCACTCTTTCTGCATTCGGCGCTTTGTTATTATATTTAGGATCCATGATCAGCTTCTTTGTTTTGCGAAGAAAACAGCCAGATCGAGAAAGACCTTTTGTAGTTCCCGGAAGATTATGGATGCCGGCAATCGCGCTCATGTTATCCGTCTTGGTATTCGCAGTCACTGCTTGGCAGCATCCTAGATTATTCGCGGTCTTTGTTTTGATCTTACTGAGCGGGATCTTATGGGCGAGAAAACTTCTTTTTGCCAAAAGAGTCCCCGAATTATGA